A DNA window from Leptolyngbya sp. KIOST-1 contains the following coding sequences:
- a CDS encoding glutamate synthase subunit beta → MGKPTGFMEYLREVAQEVAPADRIRNWDEFHLPMPEENLRTQGARCMDCGTPFCHTGMTISGMASGCPINNLIPEWNDLVYRGLWEEALERLHKTNNFPEFTGRVCPAPCEGSCVLGITSPPVTIKNIEYSIAEKGWESGWIVPNPPKQRTGKKVAVIGSGPAGLAAAAQLNSAGHWVTVYERADRPGGLLMYGIPNMKLDKKEVVQRRLDVLEAEGVTFVCNTEVGKDISAENLLKEFDSVVLCTGSTKPRDLPIEGRELKGIHFAMEFLTANTQAVLDGYPGNDYISAANKDVVIIGGGDTGTDCVGTSIRHGCNSVTQVEIMPQPPETRSAANPWPEWPKVYKMDYGQEEAAAMFGDDPRAYLTTATKFEGDEQGNVKAVHTVQIQWGKDENGRFVPQNVPGTEKVIPAQLVLLAMGFLGPEQSLIDALGLEKDGRSNVKAEHEQYTTSIPGVFAAGDCRRGQSLVVWAINEGRGAARECDRYLMGTTELP, encoded by the coding sequence ATGGGAAAACCGACTGGCTTTATGGAATACCTGCGGGAAGTGGCGCAAGAAGTCGCCCCCGCCGATCGCATTCGCAACTGGGACGAGTTCCACCTGCCCATGCCGGAGGAAAACCTCCGCACCCAGGGGGCGCGCTGCATGGATTGCGGCACCCCCTTCTGCCACACCGGCATGACCATCAGCGGCATGGCCAGCGGCTGCCCCATCAACAACCTGATCCCCGAGTGGAACGACCTGGTCTATCGAGGTCTGTGGGAAGAAGCCCTGGAACGCCTGCACAAGACCAACAACTTCCCCGAGTTCACCGGGCGCGTCTGCCCCGCCCCCTGCGAGGGCTCCTGCGTGCTGGGCATCACCAGCCCCCCGGTGACGATTAAAAATATTGAGTATTCCATCGCCGAAAAGGGTTGGGAGTCGGGCTGGATTGTCCCCAACCCGCCGAAACAGCGCACCGGCAAGAAAGTTGCCGTAATTGGCTCCGGCCCCGCTGGTCTCGCCGCCGCCGCCCAGCTCAACTCGGCGGGCCACTGGGTCACCGTGTACGAACGGGCCGATCGCCCCGGTGGGCTGCTCATGTACGGCATCCCCAACATGAAGCTGGACAAAAAAGAAGTCGTCCAGCGTCGGCTCGACGTGCTGGAGGCCGAGGGCGTCACCTTTGTGTGCAACACCGAAGTGGGCAAGGACATTTCTGCTGAAAACCTGCTGAAGGAGTTTGACTCGGTGGTGCTCTGCACCGGCTCCACCAAGCCCCGCGACCTGCCCATTGAGGGGCGCGAGCTGAAGGGCATTCACTTTGCCATGGAATTTCTCACCGCCAACACCCAGGCGGTGCTGGATGGCTACCCCGGCAACGACTACATCTCGGCGGCCAATAAAGACGTGGTGATCATCGGCGGCGGCGACACGGGCACCGACTGCGTGGGCACCTCCATTCGCCACGGCTGCAACAGCGTCACCCAGGTGGAGATCATGCCCCAGCCGCCGGAGACGCGATCGGCAGCGAACCCCTGGCCCGAGTGGCCCAAGGTCTACAAAATGGACTACGGCCAGGAGGAAGCCGCCGCCATGTTTGGCGATGACCCCCGCGCCTACCTGACCACCGCCACCAAGTTCGAGGGTGACGAGCAGGGCAACGTGAAGGCCGTTCATACCGTGCAGATTCAGTGGGGCAAGGACGAGAACGGGCGCTTCGTGCCCCAGAACGTGCCCGGCACCGAGAAGGTGATCCCCGCCCAGCTGGTGCTGCTGGCCATGGGCTTCCTCGGCCCCGAGCAGTCGCTGATCGATGCCCTGGGGCTGGAGAAAGATGGCCGCAGTAACGTCAAGGCCGAGCACGAGCAGTACACCACGTCGATTCCGGGGGTGTTTGCGGCTGGGGATTGTCGTCGAGGGCAGAGCCTGGTGGTGTGGGCGATCAATGAGGGTAGAGGGGCGGCAAGGGAGTGCGATCGCTACCTGATGGGCACCACCGAACTGCCCTAG
- a CDS encoding DUF4383 domain-containing protein: protein MNSEQKCALALGIIFTFLGIAGFIPALINLPTQGMGSSVPLDTSSVPISGGADYMAAYLRGFGYLFGLFPTNLLHNMVHLAIGGFGLFSATGKEGAFRYNRFFAISYLLLAVMGLIPLSNTLFGIMPIFGNNVWFNALTGAIAAYFAFVWHPNHPESTAPSTQ from the coding sequence ATGAACAGCGAGCAGAAGTGTGCATTGGCACTGGGAATCATCTTTACCTTTTTAGGCATTGCTGGTTTTATTCCCGCTCTGATAAACCTCCCTACCCAAGGCATGGGATCTAGCGTTCCGCTAGACACAAGCTCAGTTCCTATTAGCGGTGGGGCTGACTATATGGCCGCTTACCTAAGAGGTTTTGGCTATTTGTTTGGGCTTTTTCCGACCAACCTACTGCACAACATGGTGCACCTAGCCATTGGCGGCTTTGGGCTGTTTTCGGCTACGGGTAAAGAAGGAGCCTTTCGATACAATCGCTTCTTTGCCATCAGCTATTTGCTGCTTGCCGTTATGGGGTTGATTCCGCTCTCCAATACCCTCTTTGGCATCATGCCCATCTTTGGCAACAACGTTTGGTTTAATGCTTTAACTGGGGCGATCGCCGCTTACTTCGCCTTCGTCTGGCACCCCAACCATCCCGAATCAACGGCTCCGTCTACCCAGTAG
- a CDS encoding GntP family permease, with product MSTFSLLFIAVLGIALLLFLVIVLRLQAFLALLLVSLFVAVIGGIPPAEIAGVIQTGMGNTLGYIAIVIGLGAMFGEMLQVSGGAEQIANSLVKKFGEDRAQWALGLAGLVIAIPVFFDVALILSIPLVYSLGRRTGRSLLYYAIPLVAGIAVGHSFIPPTPGPVAVASLIGADLGWVILMGVLAGIPAMAIGGVYFGKKIAGKIHLDVPAEMEEAAPPPQGTPAKDLPSFTMVMTLIAVPLVLILLNTVLGVVLPEGNLLRDWMAFIGHPFTALALVTLLSFYFLGTLRGYTRNDIQRVASKSFEPIGLIILVTGAGGVFGRTLIETGVGEALAGAMAASNLPIILLAFLIATVVRVSQGSATVSMVTAAGLVAPAVETANYSAPLVAAIVIAIASGATVLSHVNDSGFWLVGKFLGMSEKQTLQSWTVMETIIGGVGLVVMLIVGFFL from the coding sequence ATGTCTACCTTTTCGCTGTTGTTTATTGCGGTCTTGGGCATTGCCCTGCTGCTTTTTTTAGTGATTGTGCTGCGGCTGCAGGCGTTTTTGGCCCTGCTGCTGGTGAGCCTTTTCGTCGCCGTCATTGGCGGCATTCCCCCGGCGGAAATTGCTGGAGTGATTCAGACGGGGATGGGCAATACTCTCGGCTACATCGCCATTGTGATTGGCCTGGGGGCGATGTTTGGTGAAATGCTCCAGGTCTCGGGCGGGGCCGAGCAGATTGCCAACTCCCTGGTAAAAAAGTTTGGGGAGGACAGGGCCCAGTGGGCTCTGGGTCTGGCCGGTCTGGTGATCGCCATTCCGGTGTTTTTTGATGTGGCGCTGATTCTGTCGATTCCGCTGGTGTACAGCCTGGGGCGGCGCACGGGGCGATCGCTGCTCTACTACGCCATTCCACTGGTGGCGGGCATTGCGGTAGGCCACTCGTTCATTCCGCCGACGCCGGGACCGGTGGCGGTGGCCTCGCTGATTGGGGCCGACCTGGGCTGGGTAATCCTGATGGGGGTGCTGGCCGGAATTCCGGCCATGGCCATTGGCGGCGTTTATTTTGGCAAAAAAATTGCGGGCAAAATTCACCTGGACGTGCCCGCCGAGATGGAAGAAGCGGCCCCGCCGCCCCAGGGCACGCCAGCAAAAGATCTGCCCAGCTTCACCATGGTCATGACCCTGATAGCGGTGCCCCTGGTGCTGATTTTGCTCAACACCGTGCTGGGGGTGGTGCTGCCCGAGGGCAACCTGTTACGCGACTGGATGGCGTTCATTGGCCACCCGTTCACCGCCCTGGCCCTGGTGACGCTGCTGTCGTTCTACTTTTTGGGCACCCTGCGGGGCTACACCCGCAACGACATCCAGCGCGTTGCCTCCAAGTCCTTTGAGCCGATTGGTCTGATTATCCTGGTCACCGGGGCTGGCGGCGTGTTTGGCCGCACCCTGATCGAAACCGGGGTGGGCGAAGCCCTGGCCGGAGCCATGGCTGCCTCGAATCTGCCGATTATTCTGCTGGCGTTTTTGATTGCCACGGTGGTGCGGGTCAGCCAGGGCTCGGCCACGGTGTCGATGGTGACGGCGGCGGGCCTGGTGGCCCCGGCGGTGGAGACGGCCAACTATTCGGCTCCGCTGGTGGCGGCGATTGTAATTGCGATCGCCTCCGGTGCCACGGTGCTCTCCCACGTCAACGACTCGGGTTTTTGGCTGGTGGGCAAATTTTTGGGCATGAGCGAGAAGCAAACCCTGCAATCGTGGACGGTGATGGAGACCATCATCGGCGGCGTGGGCTTGGTGGTGATGCTGATTGTGGGGTTCTTTTTGTAA
- a CDS encoding sodium:solute symporter family transporter, with amino-acid sequence MTFIATAIATPAISATAIAVALITVASFALIGLLQASRHSLSLEDYMVSRNSVGTPMALATIVASAMGAWILFSPPEVGATSGIAGIVGYCIGQATPAALFAFMGTRMRFLMPRGHSLNEYVLHRFGQAMYRLTLGIVVFYMFVYLTAELTAIAKAVELMAGVPLWLTALLVMAAVFAYTLVGGLAATIFTDAIQFVVIVPLLLLSFAVAVLALGGWGSAIAPVTQAAPQLLTLANGPGIKFGATLVIAVIAAEMFNQTNWQRIYACKTDQVVRRSFLGSFLVILPMLLLAGLLGIVAMHFGFNDDRAFFSLIQALNLPGWVSLAVLVLVLALVMSSLDSLLNGIASVFTTDLLRIFPNRSSSGILRITRLLTVVVGIPAILIASRGYNVLYLFLLADLVCAGALFPVLFGLYSRRLTGTMAFWSAVVAIATGALFFPRPDFSPWNGLPLAGDLLVSFAAPIVVSTLICLIWIQIKAQRGKTEAFDFGILRRDIRAYGEGEGLPLEGLPDR; translated from the coding sequence ATGACCTTTATTGCGACGGCGATCGCGACCCCGGCGATCAGCGCCACGGCGATCGCCGTCGCCCTGATTACCGTGGCCAGCTTTGCGCTGATTGGGCTGCTCCAGGCCAGCCGCCACAGCCTCAGCCTGGAAGACTATATGGTGAGCCGCAACAGCGTGGGCACCCCGATGGCCCTGGCGACGATTGTGGCCTCGGCCATGGGGGCCTGGATTCTCTTTAGCCCGCCAGAGGTGGGGGCCACCAGCGGCATTGCGGGCATCGTGGGCTACTGCATTGGCCAGGCGACCCCGGCGGCGCTGTTTGCCTTCATGGGCACCCGCATGCGGTTTCTCATGCCCAGGGGCCACTCCTTAAATGAGTATGTGCTGCACCGCTTTGGCCAGGCCATGTACCGGCTGACCCTGGGGATTGTGGTGTTCTACATGTTTGTGTACCTGACGGCGGAGTTGACGGCGATCGCAAAAGCCGTTGAACTCATGGCTGGGGTCCCCCTCTGGCTCACCGCCCTGCTAGTGATGGCGGCGGTGTTTGCCTACACCCTGGTGGGCGGCCTGGCGGCGACGATCTTTACCGACGCGATTCAGTTTGTGGTGATTGTGCCGCTGCTGCTGCTGAGCTTTGCGGTAGCGGTGTTGGCCCTGGGGGGCTGGGGCAGTGCGATCGCCCCCGTCACCCAGGCGGCACCGCAGTTGCTCACCCTGGCCAATGGCCCTGGCATTAAGTTTGGGGCCACCCTGGTGATCGCGGTGATTGCCGCCGAAATGTTCAACCAGACCAACTGGCAGCGGATCTACGCCTGCAAGACCGACCAGGTGGTGCGGCGATCGTTCCTCGGTTCGTTTCTGGTGATTTTGCCCATGCTGCTGCTCGCCGGGCTGCTGGGCATTGTGGCTATGCACTTTGGCTTTAACGACGATCGCGCCTTTTTCTCGCTGATCCAGGCGCTGAACCTGCCCGGTTGGGTGAGCCTGGCGGTGCTGGTTCTGGTGCTGGCCCTGGTGATGAGCAGCCTCGACTCGCTGCTAAACGGCATTGCCAGCGTGTTTACCACCGACCTGCTGCGGATTTTTCCCAACCGATCCTCCAGCGGCATTCTCCGAATTACCCGGCTGCTGACGGTGGTCGTGGGAATTCCGGCCATCCTGATCGCCTCGCGGGGCTACAACGTGCTGTACCTGTTTTTGCTGGCGGATCTGGTCTGCGCCGGGGCGCTGTTTCCGGTGCTGTTTGGGCTGTATTCCAGAAGGCTGACGGGGACGATGGCGTTTTGGAGTGCGGTGGTGGCGATCGCAACGGGTGCCCTGTTCTTCCCCCGGCCCGACTTTAGCCCCTGGAATGGTCTGCCCTTGGCGGGCGATCTGCTGGTCAGTTTTGCTGCCCCCATCGTGGTCTCGACGCTAATTTGCCTGATCTGGATCCAGATCAAGGCCCAGAGAGGCAAAACGGAGGCCTTTGACTTTGGCATTCTCCGCCGCGACATCCGCGCTTACGGCGAAGGGGAAGGGCTGCCCCTAGAAGGGTTGCCCGACAGATAA
- the rsgA gene encoding ribosome small subunit-dependent GTPase A translates to MNLTELGGWSTTCDRAFAPWAEAGFEAGRVVLEHRGAYQLLTPTGELAAMVSGQFRYQAEGEQNYPAVGDWVVVQRQPGTAIIQAVLPRRSEFVRKAAGGKTEGQVVAANVDTVFLVCGLDGDFNLRRIERYLVAAWESRAMPVIVLNKADACEDLADRLGQVEAIAFGVALHAVSATTGAGLEQLAPYLGPGQTVALIGSSGVGKSTLTNHFLGVSQQATQAVRDDDSRGRHTTTGRHLLTLPSGALLIDTPGMRELQLWTTSEGLGATFADIEELAEDCRFRDCRHRGEPGCAVEAAVEAGDLSRSRLHSYHKLQREQQWIDQRQDARAAANSKRRWKTIHKAMRDRPQR, encoded by the coding sequence TTGAACTTAACTGAATTGGGCGGGTGGAGCACCACCTGCGATCGCGCGTTTGCCCCCTGGGCAGAGGCAGGCTTTGAGGCAGGCCGAGTGGTGCTAGAGCATCGCGGTGCCTACCAGTTGCTGACCCCCACCGGAGAACTGGCGGCAATGGTGTCTGGGCAATTTCGCTACCAGGCCGAGGGGGAGCAAAACTACCCAGCGGTGGGCGACTGGGTGGTAGTACAGCGACAGCCGGGTACCGCCATTATCCAGGCGGTGCTGCCCCGCCGGAGCGAGTTTGTGCGCAAAGCGGCGGGCGGCAAAACCGAGGGCCAGGTGGTGGCGGCCAATGTCGACACCGTGTTTTTGGTGTGCGGCCTTGACGGCGACTTTAACCTGCGCCGCATTGAGCGCTATCTGGTGGCCGCCTGGGAAAGTCGGGCCATGCCGGTCATCGTCTTGAATAAGGCTGATGCCTGTGAGGATTTAGCCGATCGCCTGGGCCAGGTAGAGGCGATTGCCTTCGGCGTGGCCCTCCACGCTGTCAGTGCCACCACAGGGGCAGGACTAGAGCAGCTCGCGCCCTACCTGGGGCCAGGGCAAACCGTGGCGCTGATTGGCTCGTCGGGGGTGGGCAAGTCTACGCTGACGAACCACTTTCTCGGCGTTTCGCAGCAGGCGACCCAGGCCGTGCGCGATGACGACAGTCGCGGTCGGCACACCACCACCGGGCGGCACCTGCTAACCCTGCCCTCGGGGGCGCTGCTGATCGATACGCCAGGAATGCGCGAACTCCAGCTCTGGACGACCAGCGAGGGGCTGGGGGCCACCTTTGCCGATATTGAGGAACTGGCGGAAGACTGCCGATTTCGCGACTGTCGGCACCGGGGAGAGCCGGGCTGCGCGGTGGAGGCTGCCGTTGAGGCAGGCGATCTGAGTCGGAGTCGCCTGCACAGCTACCACAAGCTCCAGCGCGAGCAGCAGTGGATCGACCAGCGCCAGGATGCCCGTGCCGCAGCTAACAGCAAGCGCCGCTGGAAGACGATTCACAAGGCGATGCGCGATCGCCCGCAGCGGTAA
- a CDS encoding arylsulfatase B: MKKLGFIIAFMVALLIAGRGWLPPEAVAQQPPRPHIVYILADDLGWKDVGFHGSDIKTPNLDRLAQAGVTLEQNYTHPWCTPSRAALMTGRYPFRYGLQTLVIPSAGTYGLSTDEWLLPQALKEVGYETALVGKWHLGHADRKYWPRQRGFDYQYGPILGEIDYFTHSAHGVVDWYRNNELVNEEGYVTTLLGQDAVKLIGEHDTDTPLFLYLAFTAPHAPYQAPEEALEQYANITDPNRRAYAAMISVMDEQIGQVVEALERRGMRDNTLIVFQSDNGGPRSAQVTGEVDTSGGTIPADNGIFRDGKGSLYEGGTRVVALANWPGQLKPGSVADQPMHMVDWYPTFAALAGASSDPAKPLDGLNVWPALANGENIDRDAVGFDVEPLRAAVHSGDWKLVWKTALPSKVELFNIAQDPSEETNLAYQNLRIVAELKQRIEKMAGEAEPSLFLTEALGAAKSLLFTSVALPEDAEAIENQP, encoded by the coding sequence GTGAAAAAACTGGGCTTTATCATCGCCTTCATGGTGGCGCTGTTGATAGCGGGGCGTGGATGGTTGCCCCCGGAGGCTGTCGCTCAGCAACCGCCGCGCCCCCATATCGTCTATATTTTGGCCGACGACCTGGGGTGGAAAGATGTTGGGTTTCATGGCTCCGATATTAAGACTCCCAACCTCGATCGGCTGGCCCAAGCCGGAGTCACCCTCGAGCAGAACTATACCCATCCCTGGTGTACTCCCTCCAGAGCCGCTTTGATGACTGGACGCTACCCTTTCCGCTACGGGTTGCAAACTCTCGTTATTCCTTCAGCAGGCACCTACGGGCTGTCTACCGATGAGTGGTTGCTGCCGCAGGCTCTAAAGGAGGTGGGCTACGAGACTGCCTTGGTGGGCAAGTGGCACCTTGGCCATGCCGATCGCAAGTATTGGCCTCGGCAGCGCGGGTTTGATTACCAATATGGTCCTATTCTCGGTGAAATCGACTATTTCACCCACTCAGCCCACGGTGTTGTGGATTGGTATCGCAACAACGAACTGGTCAATGAAGAGGGCTATGTCACCACACTGCTGGGGCAGGATGCAGTGAAGCTGATCGGCGAGCACGACACCGATACGCCCCTTTTTCTTTATCTAGCATTTACCGCTCCCCATGCGCCCTACCAGGCACCCGAAGAGGCGCTTGAGCAGTATGCAAATATCACCGACCCAAATCGTCGTGCCTATGCGGCCATGATTTCTGTGATGGACGAGCAAATTGGTCAGGTGGTGGAGGCGCTAGAACGGCGTGGGATGCGAGACAACACGCTGATTGTTTTCCAGAGTGACAATGGTGGCCCCCGTTCTGCCCAGGTTACGGGTGAAGTCGATACCTCTGGCGGCACCATTCCTGCCGATAACGGTATTTTTCGAGATGGCAAAGGATCGCTATACGAAGGCGGCACTCGCGTTGTCGCCCTCGCCAATTGGCCAGGACAGCTCAAACCCGGTTCTGTGGCCGATCAGCCGATGCACATGGTTGATTGGTACCCGACGTTCGCCGCTTTAGCTGGCGCATCATCCGATCCGGCGAAACCTCTGGATGGGTTGAACGTTTGGCCAGCCCTGGCAAATGGAGAAAACATCGATCGCGATGCCGTTGGTTTCGATGTTGAACCCTTGCGCGCGGCTGTCCATTCAGGGGACTGGAAGCTGGTGTGGAAAACCGCACTGCCCTCCAAGGTAGAACTGTTCAACATTGCCCAGGACCCGTCGGAGGAAACCAACCTGGCTTACCAGAATCTTAGAATTGTGGCCGAACTGAAACAACGGATTGAAAAAATGGCTGGCGAAGCTGAACCGTCACTGTTTTTAACAGAAGCATTGGGCGCGGCTAAGAGTTTGCTGTTTACATCCGTTGCATTACCAGAAGATGCGGAGGCGATCGAAAACCAACCGTAG
- the gntK gene encoding gluconokinase — MADQNYIIGVDIGTTSTKSVLFTEAGKVVGKALVTYPLYTPDVATAEQDPEEILTAVVKTVQKLMEAYVLNPSQVLGLCFSSAMHSLILIDAAGQPLTPSITWADNRSAGWEKRIKADMEGHAVYRRTGTPIHPMSPLVKLAWLRHEQPELFQSAARFISIKEYVFYRLLGRYVVDHSIATAMGLLNLETLDWDPGALAIAGVSPSSLSELVPTTAVLTGLKPEMANAMGLREETPIIAGSSDGVLSNLGVGAIASGLVAVTVGTSGAVRAVVDRPITDPQERLFCYPLTEHHWVIGGAVNNGGIALRWVRDQLADAEVATAKRLGQDVYGLLTKMAAAVPAGSEGLLFHPYLMGERSPLWNANARASFFGLSVKHTKSHLVRAVLEGIVYNLYLVLKALEDFAGPATLIQATGGFAESPLWRQMMADIFNREVKIPEHYESSCLGAAVLGLHGLGRVPSLDMVSTMIGATYRHQPIPENVTVYKKVLPVFEHLTEVLAREYDAIAALQAELGDIDLPSR; from the coding sequence ATGGCCGATCAAAATTACATCATTGGGGTCGATATCGGCACCACCAGTACCAAGTCGGTGCTGTTTACCGAGGCGGGCAAGGTGGTGGGTAAAGCCCTCGTTACCTACCCGCTCTACACCCCCGATGTGGCCACCGCCGAACAAGATCCCGAAGAAATTCTGACTGCCGTGGTCAAAACGGTGCAGAAGCTGATGGAAGCCTACGTGCTCAACCCCTCCCAGGTGTTGGGCCTCTGCTTTAGCTCAGCCATGCACAGCCTGATTTTGATCGATGCTGCCGGTCAGCCCCTAACCCCCAGCATCACCTGGGCCGACAACCGCAGCGCCGGCTGGGAAAAGCGCATCAAGGCCGATATGGAGGGCCACGCCGTCTACCGGCGAACGGGCACGCCGATTCACCCCATGTCGCCCCTGGTCAAGCTGGCCTGGCTGCGCCACGAGCAGCCCGAGCTGTTTCAGTCGGCGGCGCGGTTTATTTCGATCAAAGAATACGTGTTTTACCGGCTGCTGGGCCGTTACGTGGTCGATCACTCCATCGCTACGGCCATGGGGCTGCTAAACCTGGAGACGCTGGACTGGGATCCGGGGGCGCTGGCGATCGCCGGAGTCAGCCCCTCATCCCTCTCTGAACTGGTGCCCACCACCGCCGTACTTACCGGGCTCAAACCCGAAATGGCCAACGCTATGGGCCTGCGGGAGGAAACGCCGATCATTGCGGGCTCCAGCGATGGGGTGCTGTCAAACCTGGGAGTAGGGGCGATCGCCTCGGGGCTGGTGGCGGTCACCGTGGGCACCAGCGGCGCGGTGCGGGCGGTGGTCGATCGCCCCATCACCGACCCCCAGGAGCGGCTGTTTTGCTATCCCCTCACCGAGCACCACTGGGTGATCGGTGGCGCGGTCAACAACGGCGGCATTGCCCTGCGCTGGGTGCGCGACCAGTTGGCCGATGCCGAGGTGGCCACCGCCAAGCGCCTGGGCCAGGATGTGTACGGCCTGCTGACCAAGATGGCGGCGGCGGTGCCCGCCGGATCCGAAGGGCTGCTGTTTCACCCCTACCTGATGGGCGAGCGATCGCCCCTGTGGAACGCCAATGCCCGGGCCTCGTTCTTTGGCCTCAGCGTCAAGCACACCAAGTCGCACCTGGTGCGGGCCGTGCTGGAGGGCATTGTCTACAACCTGTACCTGGTGCTGAAGGCGCTGGAGGATTTTGCTGGCCCCGCCACCCTGATTCAGGCCACGGGGGGCTTTGCCGAGTCGCCCCTGTGGCGACAGATGATGGCCGACATTTTCAACCGTGAGGTGAAGATTCCCGAGCACTACGAAAGCTCCTGCCTGGGGGCTGCCGTACTGGGCCTCCACGGTCTGGGGCGGGTGCCGTCGCTCGATATGGTCAGCACCATGATTGGCGCAACCTATCGGCACCAGCCCATCCCCGAAAATGTGACCGTCTACAAAAAGGTACTGCCGGTGTTTGAGCACCTGACCGAAGTGCTGGCGCGGGAATACGATGCGATCGCCGCCCTGCAAGCCGAGCTAGGCGACATCGACTTACCCTCAAGGTAG
- a CDS encoding GntR family transcriptional regulator gives MGKARSQVPQAQAANSGPKKSGSSVDRIYDRLKQMAMTYQFRPGEPLNEVELAADLGVSRTPLREVLNRLVAEGLLDFVPRKGFSCKPLDTKRVFDLYEMRCGLEMMSAKLATQRASDDDIEALVQFWKAATEKFCTFTPVDCARCDETFHERLAELSQNSELLHMLQNVNARAHYLRLISMEQEPYRRNTCAEHQLILQAIQDRNVEAAVNCMAAHVSLRQEQLVEVIKEGVARIYMS, from the coding sequence GTGGGCAAAGCAAGGTCTCAGGTTCCCCAGGCTCAGGCAGCCAACTCAGGCCCTAAAAAGTCGGGCAGCAGCGTCGATCGCATCTACGACCGGCTCAAGCAAATGGCCATGACCTACCAATTTCGCCCCGGTGAACCGCTCAATGAGGTCGAGCTAGCCGCCGACCTGGGCGTCAGCCGCACGCCCCTGCGGGAAGTGCTGAACCGACTGGTGGCCGAGGGCTTGCTCGATTTTGTGCCCCGCAAGGGCTTTTCCTGCAAACCGCTGGACACCAAGCGCGTGTTTGACCTCTACGAAATGCGCTGCGGCCTGGAGATGATGAGCGCCAAGCTGGCCACCCAGCGGGCCAGCGACGACGACATTGAGGCCCTGGTCCAGTTCTGGAAAGCCGCCACCGAGAAATTCTGCACCTTTACCCCCGTCGACTGCGCCCGCTGCGACGAAACCTTCCACGAGCGCCTGGCGGAACTGTCGCAAAACAGCGAGCTGCTGCACATGCTGCAAAACGTCAATGCCCGCGCCCACTACCTGCGGCTGATCTCCATGGAGCAGGAACCCTACCGCCGCAACACCTGCGCCGAGCACCAGCTGATCTTGCAGGCCATCCAAGACCGCAATGTGGAGGCGGCGGTAAACTGCATGGCCGCCCACGTCAGCCTCCGCCAGGAGCAGCTCGTAGAGGTGATTAAAGAAGGCGTAGCGCGGATATACATGAGCTGA
- a CDS encoding helix-turn-helix domain-containing protein: MKSLQDPSPQPLQNTPPSAISLHQFQDIDELAVFLPEDVRLTPLECGPFRCESAALNLGTIHFNFNHVSRNLKAVGQKQRGFLSFSMILQSSGQHGIESSRFITEDYLFGFDANREADLIFPGGCTYCAVYIQPDTFDACTQTMDRLELDNKFLSCNYAYMPDSFPFLRTYLKQIYNLLVRRSPLLQKPDFQQLIVQDFLPLFIASLPTQQEHWTSAKFFRRSKLVKQADDYMRSHMDQALTLTDLCEALGTSTRALCYGFQEMFGISPMAYLKILRLQSSYRVLKASAPGARNVTDVATQFGFYHLGYFAKDYRQMFGELPSETLSRNK; the protein is encoded by the coding sequence ATGAAATCGCTCCAGGACCCCAGTCCTCAACCTTTGCAAAACACGCCTCCGAGCGCTATATCGCTTCATCAATTTCAAGATATTGACGAACTAGCAGTATTTTTGCCTGAGGATGTTCGCCTGACGCCCTTGGAGTGCGGACCTTTTAGATGTGAATCAGCGGCTCTCAATTTAGGCACGATTCACTTTAATTTCAATCATGTAAGCCGCAACCTTAAAGCGGTTGGCCAAAAACAAAGAGGTTTTTTAAGCTTTTCAATGATTCTCCAAAGTAGTGGGCAACACGGCATAGAAAGCAGCCGATTCATCACGGAAGATTATCTATTTGGATTTGATGCCAACCGTGAGGCAGATCTGATCTTTCCTGGGGGCTGTACCTATTGCGCCGTTTACATACAGCCAGACACCTTTGATGCCTGTACCCAAACTATGGATCGCCTAGAATTAGACAACAAGTTTTTAAGCTGTAATTATGCTTATATGCCAGATTCATTTCCCTTCTTGCGTACCTACCTGAAGCAAATTTACAACTTACTGGTTCGGCGGTCGCCACTATTGCAAAAGCCAGACTTCCAGCAACTCATTGTGCAAGACTTTCTGCCTCTATTTATTGCGTCATTGCCAACCCAGCAGGAGCACTGGACTTCAGCCAAATTCTTTCGCCGTTCTAAACTGGTTAAGCAGGCCGATGATTACATGCGATCGCATATGGATCAGGCCCTGACCCTGACTGATCTATGCGAGGCCCTAGGCACCAGCACTCGAGCCCTCTGCTACGGATTTCAGGAAATGTTTGGCATCAGCCCCATGGCTTACTTAAAAATCTTGCGGTTGCAAAGCAGCTATCGAGTGCTAAAGGCAAGTGCCCCAGGGGCAAGGAATGTGACTGATGTGGCAACCCAATTTGGCTTTTATCATTTAGGGTACTTTGCCAAAGACTATAGGCAAATGTTTGGCGAACTCCCTTCAGAAACCTTGAGTCGAAACAAGTAG